One genomic window of Luteitalea pratensis includes the following:
- a CDS encoding alpha/beta hydrolase — MLIMVAARTLSLGAQAPSPSVERNVVYGMFSGLALLMDVHRPARPNGIGIVAIVGTGFHAGTAYNSPPMKDHPAQLGIFVQPLVASGYTVFVINHRGMPIFRHPAALQDAERAVRFVRHNAARFGIAALRIGAVGASSGGYLAAMLGVRAGTGDAADPDEANRDEARVQAVVAFCPPTDLTGPFDEFGLSATAAYIGNARLPDPKSPEWRLYRDASPVNSVTADDAPVLLIHGDKDTTVPLEHSEKMEVALKAASVATKLVRVPGAGHRMAPNPENIDFTAEMIRWFDSHLRSR; from the coding sequence ATGCTGATCATGGTCGCCGCCCGGACTCTCAGCCTCGGCGCGCAAGCTCCGAGTCCGTCCGTCGAACGCAATGTCGTGTACGGGATGTTCAGCGGTCTGGCCCTGCTGATGGACGTTCACCGACCGGCCCGGCCCAACGGGATCGGAATTGTCGCCATAGTCGGCACGGGGTTTCACGCGGGCACCGCCTACAACTCGCCGCCGATGAAGGATCATCCGGCCCAGCTGGGCATTTTTGTTCAGCCCCTCGTGGCCTCGGGCTACACCGTGTTCGTGATCAACCACCGGGGGATGCCAATCTTCCGCCATCCCGCCGCACTCCAGGATGCAGAGCGGGCTGTCCGATTCGTGCGCCACAACGCGGCACGATTTGGGATCGCGGCGCTGCGGATTGGCGCGGTCGGCGCCTCATCGGGTGGGTATCTCGCGGCGATGCTCGGCGTGCGAGCCGGAACCGGAGATGCCGCGGACCCGGACGAGGCGAATCGCGACGAGGCGCGAGTTCAGGCGGTTGTGGCGTTCTGTCCCCCAACAGACTTGACCGGCCCATTTGACGAGTTCGGTCTCTCAGCGACAGCGGCGTATATCGGCAACGCGAGACTGCCAGATCCCAAGAGTCCGGAGTGGCGGTTATATCGGGACGCTTCGCCTGTCAACAGCGTCACCGCCGATGATGCGCCAGTTCTGTTGATACATGGGGACAAGGACACAACGGTGCCGCTTGAGCACTCGGAGAAGATGGAGGTCGCGCTCAAGGCGGCGAGCGTTGCGACCAAGCTGGTTCGTGTCCCGGGAGCCGGACATAGAATGGCACCGAATCCAGAAAACATTGATTTCACTGCCGAGATGATTCGTTGGTTCGACTCTCATCTCCGGTCTCGATGA
- a CDS encoding tetratricopeptide repeat protein has translation MASHVGGGPIRFGAFELDTTSGELRKRGVKVNLPQQAFRVLHALVERPGEVVSRGELQLRVWPDRTFVEFETGINKCVSQVRSLLGDTGAASRFIETLPKRGYRFVAPVHVEPSTPRTSGVVVLPFENLTGDATWSFVAEGVTDLITTALGEAGALRVIARTSARACAAADKGIAAVGRELLVSLAIEGAVVQLDAGTCLTVRIVDTVSERILWQRKYESGKDQVFTLCERIVADVGAKLQGSDDGAPGGRRLNGAATTAAQLAYLKGRYLWNRRSESDLLASLEEFRRALALEPDFALGHTGVAAANILLGIWGLLPSHTAFRMARHAAERALALNDGLAEAHTCIGEVLKDYDYEWERAELAYRHALTLNPSYSTAHHFLAQLLTSLGRHDEAIASMEAARSVDPLSPAINAYVPYIFLAARQYARAVSEGEAAVQLDPHSPAAHWQLGRACLFAGNEPRALDMLNATVAVGGRMPMFLAVLGFARARAGDTAGAQAILAELSERARTSYVSPYDFAVIYAGLGHTDAALRYLEHAYRDRVMRIISLGDPEFDDLRREPRFVALARQLRLPAATLRPL, from the coding sequence ATGGCGTCGCACGTCGGCGGTGGCCCCATCCGCTTTGGAGCGTTCGAGCTCGACACCACGTCGGGCGAGTTGCGGAAGCGCGGGGTGAAGGTCAATCTGCCGCAGCAGGCGTTCCGCGTCCTGCACGCGTTGGTGGAACGTCCCGGAGAGGTCGTCTCGCGTGGCGAGTTGCAGCTCCGAGTCTGGCCCGACCGTACCTTCGTCGAATTCGAGACGGGCATCAACAAGTGCGTCAGCCAGGTACGCTCGCTGCTCGGTGACACGGGAGCGGCATCGCGCTTCATCGAGACCCTGCCCAAGCGGGGTTACCGGTTCGTCGCACCCGTTCATGTCGAGCCCTCGACGCCACGAACGTCAGGCGTCGTCGTCCTGCCTTTCGAGAACCTGACCGGCGACGCGACCTGGAGCTTCGTGGCCGAGGGGGTGACCGACCTGATCACCACGGCCCTTGGAGAAGCCGGGGCGCTGCGCGTCATCGCACGGACGTCGGCACGCGCGTGCGCCGCTGCCGACAAGGGAATTGCGGCCGTCGGGAGGGAGCTGCTGGTGAGCCTGGCTATCGAAGGGGCCGTGGTGCAGCTCGATGCCGGAACGTGCCTGACGGTGCGAATCGTGGACACCGTCTCCGAGCGGATCCTCTGGCAGCGCAAGTATGAATCTGGCAAGGATCAGGTGTTCACCCTCTGCGAGCGCATCGTTGCCGACGTCGGCGCAAAGCTGCAAGGTTCGGACGACGGCGCGCCGGGAGGCCGCCGGCTGAATGGGGCGGCCACGACGGCAGCTCAACTCGCCTACCTCAAGGGGCGCTACCTGTGGAATCGCAGGTCAGAATCGGACTTGCTCGCCAGCCTGGAGGAATTTCGGCGAGCGCTCGCGCTCGAGCCGGACTTCGCGCTGGGCCACACGGGAGTAGCCGCCGCGAACATCCTCCTCGGCATCTGGGGACTTCTGCCCTCGCACACGGCGTTCCGGATGGCCCGGCACGCGGCCGAGCGGGCACTGGCATTGAACGACGGCCTTGCCGAGGCACATACGTGCATAGGCGAAGTGCTGAAAGACTACGATTACGAATGGGAACGCGCCGAGCTCGCCTACCGGCACGCCCTGACGTTGAACCCGAGCTACTCGACGGCTCATCACTTTCTGGCGCAGTTGCTCACCAGCCTGGGCCGGCACGATGAAGCGATTGCATCGATGGAAGCGGCGCGCAGCGTCGACCCGCTCTCTCCTGCCATCAACGCGTATGTGCCATACATTTTCCTGGCAGCGCGCCAGTACGCACGTGCCGTGAGCGAGGGGGAAGCCGCCGTACAGTTGGATCCACACTCACCGGCCGCGCACTGGCAGTTGGGGCGTGCGTGCCTGTTCGCCGGCAATGAGCCGCGCGCCCTGGACATGCTGAACGCCACGGTCGCCGTCGGGGGCAGGATGCCGATGTTCCTGGCGGTACTGGGCTTCGCCCGTGCGCGCGCCGGGGATACGGCGGGCGCGCAGGCTATCCTGGCAGAGCTGTCGGAGCGTGCACGAACCTCGTACGTGTCGCCTTACGACTTCGCGGTGATTTATGCCGGGTTGGGCCACACGGATGCCGCATTGAGGTACCTGGAGCACGCGTACCGCGATCGAGTCATGAGGATCATCAGCCTGGGTGACCCTGAGTTCGACGACCTCCGGCGCGAACCCCGGTTCGTCGCACTTGCCCGCCAGCTTCGCCTGCCCGCTGCCACCCTCCGTCCTCTTTGA
- a CDS encoding cysteine hydrolase family protein, protein MNISTSTGGASATTLNLHARPQCLALDLRRTAVLVIDMQNDYGTEGGLFHRAGIDLTSIRATVAPTARVLQTARSVGVPIVYIKAGIRPDLSDLGAPGTPHGDRWRWYGVGERVTAPDGSESRILIRDTWNTEIIPELLPRAGDRVVYKHLYSAFHNTELDAVLKELGASHLIVTGCTTSVCVESTIRDAYSRDYSCVLLEDCTAEPLGEGAGGYTGVPGATPGRGGTNYDASLVLIQTLFGWISTSEAFAEAVARHEQQVSAMEA, encoded by the coding sequence ATGAACATCTCCACGTCCACCGGCGGGGCATCGGCAACAACGCTCAATCTCCACGCGCGTCCGCAGTGCCTCGCGCTGGATCTTCGCAGGACAGCGGTGCTCGTCATCGACATGCAGAACGACTACGGTACGGAGGGGGGCCTGTTCCACCGCGCCGGCATCGACCTGACATCGATTCGTGCGACGGTCGCCCCGACGGCTCGCGTCCTGCAGACCGCTCGTTCGGTCGGCGTTCCCATTGTGTACATCAAGGCGGGAATTCGCCCGGACCTGTCAGACCTCGGTGCGCCAGGCACGCCTCATGGTGATCGCTGGCGGTGGTATGGCGTGGGCGAGAGGGTGACGGCTCCCGACGGCTCGGAGAGCAGGATTCTCATCAGAGACACTTGGAACACGGAGATCATCCCCGAACTCTTGCCTCGCGCTGGCGACCGAGTCGTTTACAAGCACCTATACAGCGCCTTCCACAACACCGAACTGGATGCCGTGCTGAAGGAACTGGGAGCGTCGCACCTGATCGTGACAGGGTGCACGACCAGCGTGTGCGTGGAATCGACGATCCGTGACGCCTACTCGCGGGACTATTCGTGCGTTCTGCTGGAGGATTGCACCGCGGAACCTCTCGGCGAGGGTGCGGGCGGGTACACAGGGGTCCCCGGGGCGACGCCGGGGCGGGGTGGCACGAACTACGATGCCAGCCTCGTTCTGATCCAGACGCTGTTCGGATGGATTTCGACGTCCGAAGCTTTCGCTGAGGCTGTCGCACGCCACGAGCAGCAGGTCAGCGCCATGGAAGCCTGA
- a CDS encoding TIR domain-containing protein: MNRSELVDRLAARCGITKQRARRIVAALFGARTGIIASALRAGDTVTMAGFGTLRPNPVPGPREESIIFRASFAATRRARAQPAADEPLLLGGEAPTDVHFTAYHPKEIPVTSWSSVLVYAHVPSAAEAVERDRNLRFGADTALHAPAHAKATSVIRRGAAIAVVPELTGCRFNPPRATFLWLKDWHRVEFDVQADPELPRKNGAVNGRVAFYVGPVLVGEMEIQAHLVPVSGDAATAAATSVTATPYRKIFVSYSHDDAQIVEALEAAAEALGDVYLRDVRTLRAGEPWGPALLELIERADVFQLCWSHAAKRSRYVRHELTHALAQRRPKPFIRPTYWERPMPAPPRSLKGIQFSYLAITHAGRHAADLSASRPGYPPAAESRLGGPAAAGRSRTSGDAG, encoded by the coding sequence GTGAACAGGTCGGAACTGGTGGATCGTCTCGCGGCACGGTGCGGGATCACCAAGCAGCGGGCGCGTCGGATCGTCGCCGCACTGTTCGGTGCCCGCACGGGCATCATCGCCAGCGCACTTCGTGCAGGCGATACGGTGACCATGGCCGGTTTCGGCACATTGCGCCCGAACCCCGTCCCGGGACCTCGAGAGGAATCGATTATCTTTCGCGCATCCTTCGCGGCGACGCGGCGTGCGCGCGCGCAACCTGCCGCCGACGAGCCCTTGCTGCTTGGCGGCGAAGCACCGACTGACGTCCACTTCACGGCCTACCACCCGAAGGAGATCCCCGTTACGTCATGGTCGAGCGTCCTCGTCTACGCACACGTGCCGAGCGCGGCCGAGGCGGTCGAGAGGGACCGAAACCTCCGGTTCGGTGCCGACACCGCGTTACATGCGCCTGCACATGCCAAGGCGACCTCTGTAATCCGGCGCGGAGCCGCGATTGCCGTCGTTCCGGAACTGACGGGATGCCGCTTCAATCCGCCGCGCGCCACTTTCCTGTGGCTCAAGGACTGGCACCGCGTAGAATTCGACGTGCAGGCGGATCCCGAGCTACCGCGCAAGAACGGCGCGGTGAATGGTCGCGTGGCCTTCTACGTCGGGCCGGTGCTGGTCGGCGAGATGGAGATCCAGGCGCACCTCGTGCCAGTCTCGGGAGACGCCGCAACCGCGGCAGCAACATCTGTCACGGCAACTCCGTACCGGAAGATCTTCGTCTCGTACTCGCACGACGACGCCCAGATCGTCGAGGCACTCGAGGCCGCCGCCGAGGCGCTAGGTGACGTCTACTTGCGCGACGTGCGGACGCTCAGGGCGGGCGAACCGTGGGGTCCAGCCCTCCTGGAGTTGATCGAGCGGGCTGACGTCTTCCAGCTGTGCTGGTCACACGCGGCCAAGCGGTCGAGATATGTGAGGCACGAGCTGACGCATGCACTCGCACAACGCCGGCCGAAGCCTTTCATCCGTCCGACTTACTGGGAGCGGCCGATGCCGGCGCCGCCGCGCAGCCTGAAAGGCATCCAGTTCTCCTATCTGGCGATCACACATGCGGGCCGCCACGCTGCGGACCTCAGCGCCTCAAGACCCGGGTATCCACCAGCGGCGGAATCTCGCCTCGGTGGACCAGCGGCGGCCGGGAGATCGCGTACATCGGGGGATGCTGGCTGA
- a CDS encoding IS5 family transposase, whose product MKSRVHPTYKTHYQVRNWRVYERALVSRGDVTLWLSPDARVAWGVPPSGRPGGQQRFSNLAIEAALTLRLVFRLPLRQTGGFLRSILTVMRANLDAPDHTTLSRRGQVLNVAVHKILAGGSLHLIVDSTGLSVVGEGEWAAAKHGGRGTRGWKKLHLGVDRSGVIVAHALTEATADDAIVGIDLIGAAAGRVASVTADAAYDTVAFYEAAGARHARVVVPPTRTAKVSRRGPRSRARDRTISDVEALGRRAWQKASGYHRQARVENAFFRYKSIIGGGLRARSGGGRKVEASLACGVLNRMIELGRPESSAITR is encoded by the coding sequence ATGAAGTCGCGCGTGCATCCGACGTACAAGACGCACTATCAGGTGAGAAATTGGCGGGTGTACGAGCGCGCTCTCGTCAGTCGGGGCGACGTGACGCTGTGGCTGTCCCCAGACGCTCGGGTTGCCTGGGGAGTTCCGCCGTCCGGTCGACCAGGCGGACAGCAGCGCTTCTCGAATCTGGCCATCGAGGCGGCCCTGACCCTCCGACTCGTGTTTCGGTTGCCCTTGCGGCAGACGGGGGGTTTCCTCCGGTCGATCCTGACCGTGATGCGCGCCAATCTCGACGCCCCCGACCACACGACGCTCTCGAGGCGGGGGCAGGTGCTGAACGTGGCGGTACACAAGATCCTCGCTGGAGGATCGCTGCATCTGATCGTGGACAGCACGGGTCTCTCAGTGGTGGGTGAAGGGGAGTGGGCGGCGGCAAAACACGGCGGACGTGGTACGCGAGGCTGGAAGAAGCTCCATCTGGGGGTCGATCGATCCGGCGTGATCGTTGCGCACGCGCTCACCGAGGCGACGGCTGATGACGCCATCGTGGGTATTGATCTGATCGGTGCGGCGGCCGGCCGCGTCGCCAGCGTCACGGCAGACGCGGCCTACGACACGGTCGCCTTCTATGAGGCCGCGGGCGCGCGACACGCGAGGGTGGTGGTGCCGCCGACCAGGACGGCGAAGGTGTCGCGCCGCGGCCCGCGCTCAAGGGCGCGCGATCGCACGATCAGCGACGTGGAAGCGCTCGGGCGGCGCGCATGGCAGAAGGCCTCGGGCTACCATCGGCAGGCCCGCGTCGAGAATGCCTTCTTCCGCTACAAGTCCATCATTGGCGGTGGCCTTCGGGCCCGTAGTGGTGGTGGCCGGAAAGTCGAGGCGAGCCTTGCCTGTGGTGTCCTGAATCGGATGATCGAGCTTGGCAGGCCCGAATCGTCTGCGATCACTCGGTGA
- a CDS encoding peptidoglycan-binding domain-containing protein, translated as MPLSTFGPDPATYNRWLQRSLNTVLRASLVVDGRRGPETVKKIKEFQRKKGLDPNGEIGMMTEDALAAAAGEVPPTFGQNFRFPGAVNGTAEQALKLLEKGTKPVLLNDDAVALDRTLFIDVRMNGAAPEVLAWRAPVAGWAPGPLEPTRTDVVRLNSSDQLEALLQAKDTLVRRGDRLPSDWQHAVKRRGVSDVYISERSPKRTLKEHVAAARALEHRYDPERTRIFNGLPRIDSERSLVDQIVALGLRLDQEPAFRQLAQQIHDVETAAQRPLDVAEKSAILEELQNGSNDTIVLVAHSQDGNIRLPGGEWITPKELAEIQRPGAPPRAFVLFSCDTGTVNGATAGVGEILLASRVAANVIAPPGPIDARPIPTLLSRFLTGEETLGDVFTGAWSYSISLRLEGVLPAQASERGR; from the coding sequence GTGCCGCTTTCAACCTTCGGGCCGGATCCGGCGACCTACAACCGCTGGCTGCAGCGCTCCCTTAACACGGTCCTCCGCGCCAGCCTCGTCGTCGACGGCCGGCGCGGGCCGGAGACAGTCAAGAAGATCAAGGAGTTTCAGAGGAAGAAGGGGCTCGATCCGAACGGCGAGATCGGAATGATGACCGAGGACGCCCTGGCGGCGGCCGCGGGCGAGGTGCCCCCGACGTTCGGGCAGAATTTCCGGTTCCCGGGCGCCGTGAACGGCACGGCGGAGCAAGCGCTGAAGCTTCTTGAAAAGGGCACCAAGCCGGTCCTGCTGAATGACGACGCAGTGGCATTGGACCGCACGCTCTTTATCGACGTGCGGATGAACGGCGCGGCTCCAGAAGTACTCGCCTGGCGTGCACCTGTCGCGGGCTGGGCACCCGGCCCTCTCGAGCCAACACGGACAGACGTCGTGCGCCTCAACTCGAGCGACCAGCTCGAGGCGTTGCTGCAGGCGAAAGACACTCTAGTCAGGCGCGGCGACCGGCTGCCGTCCGACTGGCAACATGCCGTCAAGCGGCGTGGTGTGTCTGACGTCTACATCAGCGAACGCTCGCCGAAGCGCACACTCAAGGAGCACGTCGCTGCCGCAAGAGCGTTGGAACATCGCTACGACCCGGAGAGAACGCGCATCTTCAACGGACTGCCCCGCATCGATTCAGAGCGTTCGCTCGTCGATCAGATCGTCGCGCTCGGCCTGCGTCTCGATCAGGAGCCAGCCTTCCGGCAACTCGCTCAGCAGATTCACGATGTCGAGACGGCGGCGCAACGGCCCTTGGACGTCGCCGAGAAGTCCGCCATTCTCGAAGAGCTGCAAAACGGCAGCAATGACACGATCGTCCTAGTCGCGCACTCGCAGGACGGCAACATCCGGCTGCCGGGCGGAGAGTGGATCACCCCTAAGGAGCTGGCGGAGATCCAGCGGCCGGGTGCTCCTCCGCGCGCTTTCGTCCTGTTCTCGTGCGACACGGGAACTGTGAACGGCGCAACGGCGGGCGTCGGCGAAATCCTTCTGGCGAGTCGGGTCGCCGCCAACGTCATCGCGCCTCCTGGGCCGATCGACGCGAGGCCCATTCCCACATTGCTGTCAAGATTTCTGACCGGAGAGGAGACGCTCGGCGACGTCTTCACCGGCGCCTGGTCGTATTCGATCAGCCTGCGTCTGGAGGGTGTGTTACCGGCCCAAGCTAGCGAGCGTGGGCGGTGA